The window TGATGGCCGGTGCCGAAAGCCTGTCCCGCCTCGATCTCGATTGCCAGATCGTTCGCCCGCACCTTGTCCCGATCATGCGCCCCATGCACGATGAAACGCCCTGCCCTGACCGGCTTCAGCCCCTCGAGCGACTTGGCGATCCAGTCGACATCAGGAACGATTTCCTTCTCGATGACCAGACCGGGAAAGGCGGGAGCGAGCAGGGCTTCGACACGCTCGCGAAACTCCTCTTCCTGCTCGGCCATCAGATAGACGGAGGCTTCCCAGATGTCGCGCTTCTCATCCACCTCGGTGGTAGCAATCGCGACATCCTCCTCGCCGAAATAGTCCGACATGAGATCGAGGATTTCACCGGCCTTGATTTCGGTCGTGGTGACGTAAAGTCGGATTTCGCTCACGGCGGGCTGCTTTCTCTGGATGAGGTTATTGTTCTTGCCTTTGCCACAAAACCTCGGCCAGTCCAATAAGCCCGGCGCAATTATGCCGCCTCTATCAGCCCTTCAGAAGATTCTGAAGCTTCTGCTCGGCGACTTCAGGGTTTTCGCCATAAGCAATGGTACCGGAAAAACGGCCATTGGCGTCAAGCAGGATGACGGACGCCGTGTGATCCATGGTGTAGTCGCCATTCGGATCCTTCTCGTCCACCGGCACCTTCTTGGCATAGATGCGGTAGCCCTTCAGCGTTTCGGCGATCTTGTCGGCCGGGCCGGTGATGCCGGTGATGCGCTTCGAGACGTTGGAGACATATTGCTGCATGATTTCAGGCGTATCGCGCTCGGGATCGACAGAGACGAAATAGGCCTGCAGCTTGTCACCGGCCGGGTCCACCTTCTCCATCCAGCCGTTCAGCTCGAAGAGGGTTGTCGGGCAGACTTCCGGGCAATGGGTGAAACCGAAGAAAAGCGCTGTCGGCTTGCCCTGAAACGCCTTTTCGGTGATCGGCTGGCCGTTTTGCGCCGTGAGTTGGAAGGGCACACCATAGGCGGTCTCCACCATCTCCTCACGCGTCTTCGTCATTTCGATCGTCAGCCAGCTGACGACGCCGGCGAGAACGACCACCACGGCCCACAATACGATACGAATATTTCTCATTGTCCAATCCTACCCCGAAGGCCGGCCTGATAGCGCGGGCTTTGGCCGACAGATAGCGAACGGCGACGGGGACGGCAAATCAACTGGGCGGTATTTGCAGGAACCGCGCTGATTTGTCACAAATCCGCAGCCGGAAAACACGTCACAGGCACCAGGCGATGCCGCTCTGTACCGTGGACAGGAAAATATCCGTGCCGTGCCGCACCCAGCCGTCGAAGGCAAGAAGCACGATGGCAAGCGAAGCCATGGCTGCAAGACTTGCCAGAATAAAATTCAGCGGATTGGAGACGAGCCCGTTCATATCACCATCATAACCCGTTTGCGCGAGCGCGAAAACCGCCAAAACACTGGGTTTTGCGGTTGGAGCAGCGCAATTGTTAGGGAAAGTTTAAAATCTTGCTGTGCATTATGCACCATAGCGGTTTTTAAAGCCTCGACATGATGTCTCCCGGTCCATTCTCCGGCCACCGCATAAAGCTCAATCCTGCGCGGGCCTGTTAGAGAGCCATCAGAGGAAACCTGCCGTCATGTCCAACGCCATCAAGCAATCCGGCGCATATCTCGAAATCGTTTCCTTCCATCTGGGCGATCAGGAATTCTGCATCGACATCATGGCGATCCGCGAAATCCGCGGTTGGGCGCCGGTTACCCCGATGCCGCACACCCCGCCTTATGTTCTCGGCCTCATCAACTTGCGCGGCGCCGTCATTCCCGTCATCGACATGGCCGGCCGCCTCGGCATGAAAATGACCGAACCCTCCGAACGCTCCGCCATCATCGTCACCGATATCGGCGGCAAGCTGGTCGGCCTCCTGGTGGAACAGGTCTCCGACATGATGACCATCCGCTCCGAAGACCTGCAGCCCGCGCCCGATATCATTCCGGAAGAACAGCGCAGCTTCTGCCGCGGCATCGTGGCGCTGGAAAAGAGCATGGTCTGCTTCCTCAACCTCGACACCGTCATTGCGGACGAGCTGGCACACGAAGCAGCCTGATTAAGCCGGCTCTTGCCTCTTGATAGAATTTGGAGCGCCTAGCGCCAGCGCCGTTGAAGCGGCGCGGGTTGCATAGTCTGGCAGTCCCGTTTCAGAAGTACTCCGTCACCCCGGACCTGATCCGGGGTCCAGTGCGATCAAGTCATTGATCGCAAAAGACTCCCTTCACGGCGCAGACGCGCCGTGGCTGGATGCCGGATCAAGTCCGGCATGACGGACAGGGTCGGACAAAATCTTACGGCTTGCCCTTTTGCCATGTAACCTGCTGGTTATAAAGCGGCACCGTGGAAATCGCCATCTTGGCCGAGCCGTCGGTCAGCTCCCGCGCATGCACCAGATAGATCAGCGTGTCATTGGCCTTGTCATAAACGCGGCTGACGACGAGCTTCTTCCAGACCAGCGACATGCCCTGCCGGAACACTTCCTCTCCACCCTTGGAGAGATCGATATCGCCGATCTCCACCGGTCCCGTCTGGCTGCAGGAAATGGCATTGTTGGAAGGGTCTTCAAACCAGTTGCCGTTCTTCAGGCGGTCGATGACGCCGCGCTCGAAATAGGTAACATGGCAGGTCACGCCCTTGATCTTCGGATCGGCGATCGCCTCGATGACGATGTCATTGCCGATCCAGTCGACGCCGACCTCTCCCACCACCTGCGAATGCGCCGCTGTCACCGGAAGCAATGCCAGAAAGCCCGCAAACAAACCCGACAGAGTTCTCATCGTCATCGCATCTTCTCCGTTACGTTGCTTCAAACATAAGTGCGCGGAACGGTTACGCAACCCGGGAAACGGCGCGTTTTTTCATGCTGCAGGGCTGGTAACCGGTGGAGGTGAGACGCCCCGCGACCATGCCGATCTTTTCCGGCAGTTCGCGGATATGGGCGACGCGCAAGGCCTTGGCCGCCGCAATCGAAGCGGCCGCGCAGACGACGGCATCCTCGGCGGCATTGTGGTGCACGAAACGCAGCTGGAGATGATGGGCGATGACATTCAGCTTGTGCGACGCCAGATTGGGCCAGACATGCCGGGCGATCTTGACGCTGCACAGATAGGAAAGATCGGGATAGGACTGCCGGTATTTATCGAAAGACGCCCGCATGACGCTGAAATCGAAGGCGGCATTATGGGCGATCATGGTGGCGCCGTGGAAGTCGTCGATGAACTCCTCCATCACCTCGGGAAATTCCGGCGCATCTTCGACATCGGCCGGGCGGATGCCATGCACCGCGATGTTGAAGGGCGAAAACCGCATGTCCTTCGGCCGGATCAGCCGTTCCTCGACGCGAACGATCTCGCCGCCCTCTATCCATGCAAGCCCAACGGAGCAGGCGCTGCCCCGTTCCTCATTGGCGGTCTCGAAATCGATGGCGATGGTTTTCAAGAGTGATTCCCGTTGTTTCATTCCGGCATAGACCGGATTGACGTCAAAGAGAACCGGCCTCGTCAGAGCCCGCTTCCGAAAGCATCCAGTCGATGAGCGTCACCAGATCGGGATTATCAAGCATCCGCCGCGGATAAACGAGGAAATAGGCGAGCGTGCTGGCCATGTCTTTGCCGAAGGGCGCAATCAATGCGCCTTCCGCAAGCTCGCGGGAAACCAGCGAACGCCGGGTCAGCGCAATACCGTGCCCGGCCTTGGCCGCATCCAGCGCACCATTGCTGTCGATGAAGACGGTGCCGCCGGAGGCATCCACGTCCGATGCTCCCGCCGCCTCCAGCCAGCGCCGCCATTCATTGCGGTTTTCATCGTGCAGAAGCGGAATGGATTTCAGGTCCCCCGCCTCCTGAAGCGGCCCATATTTTTCCAGAAGCTGCGGCGAGCAGACCGGCAGGGTGCTGTCATCGATGAAGCGGAGGCTCTCCAGCCCTTCATAACGACCAGAACCATGCCGCACCGCCAGATCGACATCATCCCTCGAAAAATCCACCAGCCGGTTCGTCACGCTGATGCGGACATCCACATGCGGGTGTTGCTGCTGGAAGGCAGGCAATCGCGGCATCAGCCATTGAACGGCGAAAGTCGGCGTGCAGCTCAGCGTCAGAACCGTGATCTCGGAGCGCGCCGTCAGTTCGGCCGTCGCCTCGCGCATCATCCGAAAGGCGGTGCGAAGCGCGCCGTAATAATGCTCCCCTTCACGCGTCAGCTGGATGCTGCGCGGCTTGCGGAAAAACAATTGCACGCCAAGGCGCGCCTCCAGCTCCCGGATTTGCAGGCTGACGGCACCGGGCGTGACATTCAACTCATTGGAAGCAAGCGTGACGCTGCGATACCGCGCTGCGGCCTCGAAGGCCTGCAGCCCTCTCAAAGAAGGAAGTTCGGTCGCCATGATTTAGCTTACCTCAATTATCGCGCGAGAAACTATCGTTTGAAAACACCATAAAACAGGGAGTAAATAGACACAACACGACACGAAATGCAGTCAAAGCCATACACTATCAGCTTGAGTTAAGCTCAACCGATATCGGGTGGAGGGCGGCGGCCTCATCTGCGATCATGTCGATACTCATGCTTTTGGGAGATGACGATGGCGATACAGAAACAGATGGATGCCGGCGAATGGGCGATGCTCGTCGCGCTCTCGCTCCTGTGGGGCGGATCGTTCTTTTTCATCGGTATCGCCGTCAAGGAACTGCCGCCCGTCACCATCGTCACGCTGCGCGTCAGCCTGGCGGCTATCGCGCTTCTCATCGTCTGCCGCATCATGGGCCTGCGTCTGCCGCGTGAATGGGCCGTGTGGCGCGCCTTTTTCGGCATGGGCCTGCTCAACAACATCATCCCCTTCTGCCTGATCGTCTGGGGCCAGACCCATATTGCCAGCGGACTAGCCTCGATCCTCAATGCGACAACGCCTCTCTTCACAGTCATCGTCGCCCATTTTCTGACCGCCGACGAGAAGATGACCGGTAACAAGCTGGCCGGCGTCCTCATCGGTTTTGGCGGCGTGGCAACCATGATCGGTCCGGCGGCCTTTTCCGGCTCGTCCGGTCTCTGGGGCCAGATTGCCGTTCTCGGTGCCGCCATCTCCTATTCCTTCGCAGGCATATTTGGCCGGCGTTTCAAGGCCATGGGCGTACCGCCGCTGATGACTGCGACTGGCCAAATATCATCTTCGACGCTGATGCTGATCCCGGCCGCGCTCCTCATCGACAAGCCATGGACGCTGGCCATGCCCAGCCTCGGCACCTGGGGCGCACTCATCGGCATCGCCCTGCTATCGACGGCGCTGGCCTATCTCATCTTCTTCCGCATCCTCGCCACCGCCGGCGCCACCAACCTCGCACTCGTCACTTTCCTCATTCCCGTCAGCGCCATCCTGCTCGGCTCGCTCCTTCTTGGAGAGCAGCTGGAGGTCAAGCATTTCGCGGGCATGGCGATGATCGCGGCCGGCCTTGCGGCGATCGATGGCAGGTTGTTCAGACGCTTTCGAACGGCATAAGGCCGGGAAGATTACATTGACAAGCTTCGCGACCCCGGCCAATCTGCCAGCCATGATCGCACAGTCGCACAACATCATGCTCATCAATACCACCTCCGGCAAAGCCGGCGGGCGGTGGAGCATTGTCGCGATAGACTAGCGATCCTTGTCCACCATGCCCTGCCGCAAGAGCAGGGCGAATGGTCCCCTGCTCTCCGGCCCCAAAGGAGAACAGCCAGTGCCCCAGCCGCAAAGCGAATTACCGCCCTTTCAGGATTTCAAGATCGATGACCTGCTCATCCGCGGCATCACGCCCGATGACGCCGAAGGCCTGACGCGGGTGCTCAACATGCCCGGTGTGCGTTGGGGAACATTGCGACAGCCATTTCAGAGCGTCGCACTCACCCGGAAATATCTCGAAGGCCTCTCCCCTTCCGATATCGTGGTGGCGGCGGAATGGCGCGGCGGGATTCTGGGCAATGCCGGGCTGCACGCCAGAACCGGACGTCAGAAACACATCGCCACCCTCGGCATCGGCATCCATGACGATTTTGCCGGCAAAGGCATCGGATCGAGGCTTCTGGCCGCTCTCATCGATGCAGCGGACAATTGGCACGACATTCGCCGCATCGAGCTCAACGTCTTCACCGACAATCTCGCGGCCATCCGGCTTTATGAAAAATTCGGCTTCGAGCATGAGGGCACCATGCGCAACTATGCCTATCGCGATGGCAAATATACCGATTCATACGTGATGGCGCGCCTGCGCTGACGGTTCAGGCGGACAGGCAATGATCCGCAAACACCTCCCGAATGGTCCGGCGCGACCATTCGGCCATCCTCCCGTTGCGACCCCGCTCCGCGGCAAGCACGATCAGCGCCTTCCAGAGCGCCCAGCCGCGCCCGCGTTGCCAGGTGGCATCATCCAGATTCAGCGCATGACGAAAAACGGCGCGGCTTTCCGTATCCAGCACATTCCATGCGAGAATGAGGTCCGAAGACGGATCGCCGACGCCGGAACTGCCGAAATCGATGACCGCTGAAAGGCGACCGTCTTTGACCAGCAGATTGCCTTCGGCAATATCGCCATGCACCCAGACACCCGGTCTCGGCCAGCGGCTGGAAAGGGCAAGCTGCCATATCTCCATGGCGAGCGCCTGATCCACCTCATCAGCGACATGCACCGCCGCCGCCCTCGCCTCGTCATCATAGACGGCGAGCGACCCACCGCGATGGAAATTGTGTTCGCCCGCAAGCGGGCCATCCGAAGCATCGATGCCGTGCAGGGCCTTCAAAAAAGCTGCCGCATCCATGGCTATTTGCGACAGATCGATATGATCGAGATACCGGGCAAGAGGTTCGCCCTCAAGCCAGCCATAAATGGACCAGAAGAACGGATAATCCCCTCCCGGTTCACCAAGCGCCAATGGCACCGGGACAGGAAGCGGCAGAAGAGGCGCCAGTTTCGGTAGCCACCGGTGCTCCTTCTCCACCTGCGCCACATAACGGTCAGCGCTCGGCAGGCGAACGAGCATATCGTCGCCAAGGCGGAAGCTGCGATTATCCCAGCCGCTCAGTTCCACCGGCCTGACATCGAGCCCCACCCATTGCGGAAACTGGCTCGCGATCAGCCTGCTTACCTGCTGCGTCGAGATGACGATGCGATCATCCATGGCCCGTTCCCCATTCCAGGATGAGACCTGTAGCCGTGCAAAACAAAACGGCGATGACGGCGCCTCAGCCGCCGATCAGCGCCAGCCACTCATCCTCGTCCATGGTCTGCACGCCAAGCTCCGCCGCCTTGGCAAGCTTGGAACCCGCCCCCGGCCCTGCCACCAGAATATCCGTCTTTTTCGAGACGGAACCCGCCACTTTTGCGCCGAGGCTTTCGGCCCGGGCTTTCGCCTCGTCCCGCGTGAATTTTTCCAGCGAGCCGGTAAACACCACCGTCTTGCCCGCCACCGGACTGCCTTCGGTGGAGGGCTTTTCGGCCTCCTTCGGCTGCAGCTCCCGTATCAGCCGGTCGATGACATCAAGATTGCGCGGCTCCTTGTAAAACTCGATGATGGCGCGGGCCACCACCTCGCCGATGCCGTCGATGCTGTTGAGTTCTGCCCAGGCGTCGCTTGCCGGATCCGCAGCCGCCTTCATGGCCTCTTCGAAATGGTCGTAAGTGCCATAGGACCGTGCCAGAAGCTTCGCCGTCGTCTCGCCGACGTGACGGATGCCGAGCGCGAAGATCAGCCGGTGCAGATCGATCTCGCGGCGG is drawn from Agrobacterium tumefaciens and contains these coding sequences:
- a CDS encoding SCO family protein produces the protein MRNIRIVLWAVVVVLAGVVSWLTIEMTKTREEMVETAYGVPFQLTAQNGQPITEKAFQGKPTALFFGFTHCPEVCPTTLFELNGWMEKVDPAGDKLQAYFVSVDPERDTPEIMQQYVSNVSKRITGITGPADKIAETLKGYRIYAKKVPVDEKDPNGDYTMDHTASVILLDANGRFSGTIAYGENPEVAEQKLQNLLKG
- a CDS encoding purine-binding chemotaxis protein CheW encodes the protein MSNAIKQSGAYLEIVSFHLGDQEFCIDIMAIREIRGWAPVTPMPHTPPYVLGLINLRGAVIPVIDMAGRLGMKMTEPSERSAIIVTDIGGKLVGLLVEQVSDMMTIRSEDLQPAPDIIPEEQRSFCRGIVALEKSMVCFLNLDTVIADELAHEAA
- a CDS encoding CreA family protein encodes the protein MTMRTLSGLFAGFLALLPVTAAHSQVVGEVGVDWIGNDIVIEAIADPKIKGVTCHVTYFERGVIDRLKNGNWFEDPSNNAISCSQTGPVEIGDIDLSKGGEEVFRQGMSLVWKKLVVSRVYDKANDTLIYLVHARELTDGSAKMAISTVPLYNQQVTWQKGKP
- a CDS encoding 3'-5' exonuclease — translated: MKTIAIDFETANEERGSACSVGLAWIEGGEIVRVEERLIRPKDMRFSPFNIAVHGIRPADVEDAPEFPEVMEEFIDDFHGATMIAHNAAFDFSVMRASFDKYRQSYPDLSYLCSVKIARHVWPNLASHKLNVIAHHLQLRFVHHNAAEDAVVCAAASIAAAKALRVAHIRELPEKIGMVAGRLTSTGYQPCSMKKRAVSRVA
- the gcvA gene encoding transcriptional regulator GcvA → MATELPSLRGLQAFEAAARYRSVTLASNELNVTPGAVSLQIRELEARLGVQLFFRKPRSIQLTREGEHYYGALRTAFRMMREATAELTARSEITVLTLSCTPTFAVQWLMPRLPAFQQQHPHVDVRISVTNRLVDFSRDDVDLAVRHGSGRYEGLESLRFIDDSTLPVCSPQLLEKYGPLQEAGDLKSIPLLHDENRNEWRRWLEAAGASDVDASGGTVFIDSNGALDAAKAGHGIALTRRSLVSRELAEGALIAPFGKDMASTLAYFLVYPRRMLDNPDLVTLIDWMLSEAGSDEAGSL
- a CDS encoding DMT family transporter, with translation MAIQKQMDAGEWAMLVALSLLWGGSFFFIGIAVKELPPVTIVTLRVSLAAIALLIVCRIMGLRLPREWAVWRAFFGMGLLNNIIPFCLIVWGQTHIASGLASILNATTPLFTVIVAHFLTADEKMTGNKLAGVLIGFGGVATMIGPAAFSGSSGLWGQIAVLGAAISYSFAGIFGRRFKAMGVPPLMTATGQISSSTLMLIPAALLIDKPWTLAMPSLGTWGALIGIALLSTALAYLIFFRILATAGATNLALVTFLIPVSAILLGSLLLGEQLEVKHFAGMAMIAAGLAAIDGRLFRRFRTA
- a CDS encoding GNAT family N-acetyltransferase: MPCRKSRANGPLLSGPKGEQPVPQPQSELPPFQDFKIDDLLIRGITPDDAEGLTRVLNMPGVRWGTLRQPFQSVALTRKYLEGLSPSDIVVAAEWRGGILGNAGLHARTGRQKHIATLGIGIHDDFAGKGIGSRLLAALIDAADNWHDIRRIELNVFTDNLAAIRLYEKFGFEHEGTMRNYAYRDGKYTDSYVMARLR
- a CDS encoding aminoglycoside phosphotransferase family protein; this translates as MDDRIVISTQQVSRLIASQFPQWVGLDVRPVELSGWDNRSFRLGDDMLVRLPSADRYVAQVEKEHRWLPKLAPLLPLPVPVPLALGEPGGDYPFFWSIYGWLEGEPLARYLDHIDLSQIAMDAAAFLKALHGIDASDGPLAGEHNFHRGGSLAVYDDEARAAAVHVADEVDQALAMEIWQLALSSRWPRPGVWVHGDIAEGNLLVKDGRLSAVIDFGSSGVGDPSSDLILAWNVLDTESRAVFRHALNLDDATWQRGRGWALWKALIVLAAERGRNGRMAEWSRRTIREVFADHCLSA